From the genome of Miscanthus floridulus cultivar M001 chromosome 10, ASM1932011v1, whole genome shotgun sequence, one region includes:
- the LOC136487844 gene encoding AT-hook motif nuclear-localized protein 7-like, translating to MQMEGREGIAVAGGGHESGGHGMFRAAADIAMAEAQEEAAKGYQSSPSTSPTPSPPPPAAAAGHAEDTAATPLAWSLGGDKSSGAAGDNGMQTAGQSEHPASLSSGRRRGRPRGSGRRQILATLGEWYALSAGGSFTPHVIIVGTGEDVAARIMSFSQKGPRSVCILSANGTISNVTLRQPGASGSTFTYEGRFEILQLMGSFTMAEEGRRRTGGLSVSLAGPDGRVVGGVVAGMLRAASPIQVIVGSFLPNSLKQHQRRMSMQQQPSPVPPALPAPVAPPPVLTAATPISQAGPGNGFHAPPPSAAPPQPHANTMNLNTGFTMVGWPASSPQPLAYRASPDINVSLTPQE from the exons ATGCAGATGGAGGGAAGGGAGGGTATTGCAGTGGCCGGAGGTGGCCATGAATCCGGGGGCCATGGCATGTTCAGAGCAGCAGCAGACATCGCCATGGCAGAGGCGCAAGAAGAGGCAGCGAAGGGGTACCAGTCCTCTCCGTCGACGTCCcccacgccgtcgccgccgccaccggctgCGGCTGCTGGCCACGCCGAGGACACCGCCGCGACTCCACTTGCCTGGAGCTTGGGCGGCGACAAGTCGAGTGGGGCCGCGGGGGACAACGGCATGCAGACGGCCGGGCAGAGCGAGCACCCCGCCAGCCTCAGCTCCGGGCGCCGCCGCGGCCGGCCGCGCGGCTCCGGGAGGCGCCAGATCCTAGCCACTCTAG GTGAATGGTACGCGCTATCAGCTGGTGGGAGCTTCACCCCTCATGTCATCATCGTGGGTACTGGGGAG GATGTGGCGGCGCGCATTATGTCGTTTTCTCAGAAAGGTCCACGCTCGGTTTGCATCCTCTCTGCCAACGGGACAATCTCTAATGTAACACTGAGGCAGCCGGGTGCATCTGGTAGCACCTTCACCTATGAG GGCCGTTTCGAGATTCTGCAGCTGATGGGCTCCTTCACAATGGCTGAGGAAGGTCGGAGGAGAACCGGTGGTCTCAGTGTTTCTCTTGCTGGCCCTGATGGCCGTGTTGTTGGCGGCGTAGTGGCTGGGATGCTGCGTGCTGCAAGTCCTATACAG GTGATCGTTGGAAGCTTCCTGCCCAACAGCCTGAAGCAGCATCAGAGGAGGATGAGCATGCAGCAGCAACCCTCCCCCGTTCCACCAGCATTACCAGCACCTGTGGCGCCCCCACCAGTGCTCACCGCAGCCACACCGATCTCTCAGGCAGGTCCCGGGAACGGGTTCCATGCACCGCCGCCCTCGGCCGCACCTCCCCAGCCCCATGCCAACACCATGAACCTGAACACGGGCTTCACCATGGTTGGCTGGCCTGCAAGCTCGCCGCAGCCCTTGGCGTACAGGGCTTCACCTGACATCAACGTCAGCTTGACTCCCCAGGAGTAG